The Humulus lupulus chromosome 3, drHumLupu1.1, whole genome shotgun sequence genome window below encodes:
- the LOC133824822 gene encoding uncharacterized protein LOC133824822 codes for MVLWSQIREFKTQDLWVLLRDFNATINQDERVGDRVRSFFLAALTDCELFDVPYHGCFYTWSKNQEPPTRIVAKLDRVLGNQAWMDGFTNAVVCFMPEGLFDHSPAVLSLRYQQCVIEAWQNQVHGSPMYRVVCKLKRVKAELKNLNKCVIGNIGAAFSQSEHDLYNIQQQLHIDSQNCQLIKEEACHKKTHERLQDAYFEFLRQKLKMNWLHLGDANTQVFHRSIWMRRLRNYVLAVRDEQGKW; via the exons ATGGTTTTATGGAGTCAGATTAGAGAGTTTAAAACTCAAGATCTGTGGGTGCTTCTAAGGGACTTTAATGCCACCATTAATCAGGATGAACGAGTTGGAGATAGGGTGAGATCTTTTTTTTTAGCTGCATTGACAGATTGTGAGCTATTTGATGTACCTTACCATGGATGTTTTTACACGTGGAGTAAGAACCAGGAACCACCAACCCGGATTGTTGCTAAACTAGATAGAGTTCTTGGGAATCAGGCTTGGATGGATGGTTTCACTAATGCTGTTGTTTGCTTCATGCCAGAGGGTCTATTTGATCATTCTCCGGCTGTTTTATCACTAA GATATCAACAATGTGTTATTGAGGCTTGGCAAAATCAGGTGCATGGCTCTCCTATGTATAGAGTGGTTTGTAAACTTAAGAGAGTTAAGGCTGAATTGAAAAATCTGAATAAATGTGTAATAGGAAATATTGGTGCTGCTTTTTCTCAGTCAGAACATGATCTCTATAATATACAGCAACAATTGCATATTGACTCTCAAAATTGTCAGTTGATCAAGGAGGAGGCGTGTCACAAGAAAACCCATGAGAGACTTCAAGATGCTTATTTTGAATTTCTAAGGCAAAAGCTGAAAATGAATTGGTTACATCTTGGTGATGCTAATACTCAAGTTTTCCATAGGAGTATTTGGATGAGAAGATTGAGAAATTATGTCTTGGCTGTTCGTGATGAACAGGGGAAGTGGTAG